tcctAGTAATAGTATAGAACTATAAATATAGTATAAtgattttaggtaaaataaaacaagtattaaagtaaaacaagtaaaacaataggtttctgtTCACCGAAAATcacgtgcatcataaaaatcatcgtgaATCAATTGCTTCATGAATATTCATGCATTATTTTAATCATAATTTAAAgctcaatattttattttaatatttgatttataatgCCCCACCCCAATATAAATTctgtaaagaaagaaaaaaagccAACGGGTATGATGGGGAGAAGACCAAAGTCAAACATTCTTACTCCTTAGTTGCCCCGCATGTCACGCCGCCACTCAATCACATATCCATATCCCCCCATGTGAACCGTTGGGACCACCATTACCCCTTTTACAACAGTTGATGCAACATAACAACAAAAACGGTTAACTAGAAGGAAACTAATGacaatctaaaaaagttaaggGACTGAACTTTAAccatttaaaaagtaaaatatccCAGCCAGTAGATTCCAATATTAGCCGAATAGCCGATCATCCATAGCCACAGCCACCCACTCAATTTTTTAGCTTAAAAAAATCACCATAAAAATgcctttttaattaaaaaacatattaatgacatCGTAAAAAAGGTTTGAATATAACTAGAAAGTTGTCTTTGTTAATCACATCTCAATCTAAAACtcatttttccaaaattgtaTGGCTAGGGGTTGTGAATTGTTTATGCCTTAATGACAATTATCAGATAATGGTTTGACCTCAATTATTCTTTCTGTGTGTTAAGGTTGTTTGCTTTATATGTGATAGCATAACAAGGAGGGGGATTTCTTCTTTTGATAGAGAAGAATTTCTGTAAAACGAAGTTAGGTTTAGTTTTAAACTCGACATTTAACTAGAGTGTATCAataatcttttaattaaattCGTTACTTATTGTGCTTATCAAAACCGGGGCAAGTATTTTGTGACATCCTTTACTTAATTCAAGTGAAGTTAATCAATATTTCTAAGTCTAGAGTTCCGTTTCATGACTTTCGTAGGTCTTGCCCTTCGTATGAAGGGAAGGGTATATCATCAGGCTATATAAGAaggatttatatactttttaattaatgtgtGCATTTAGTTGCGGAAAACACatatgttttccatttttattttctataaaaacatGGAAAACCCCAAAAATACATTCTCTAATTATagtttttagtaaaaaaatcccccccccaaaaaaaaaaataaaaataaataatgttttcCAAACTTGAAACCGTTATcgttatttttcttctttttttttttcattcgcTACACTCCCTCACTctctaatatattatttaaatatgataaatgaaaactgaaaaattatttttttaaattagaatATGCTTATAAAATGTTCATCTGTTTTTATTAAATACGGagtattatcttttaaaattttttatagaaaatttaaTTACAGACTAGAAAAAACCAAATGCCCGATATGACATGGATTCATGAAAGGTACGCTACCCTTTAGATTTGTGATGTGAGCATGTGAGCCGAAAAGATAAACAGGCCAACCCACCAACATGGCTGGCTGCCTGCCAAGTGCTAACGCTGCCAAATGGTGCCAATATATCTTGCCTTTCAAAAGAAGCCATATCCTTTCATCTAGAGGCTTTCTTTCTTCTCTCATATGATTCATATCTCTTTGCTCCAATACATAAAAAGttgagaaaatttcattacatcaccctgtggtttgtcattttatcatttttcgcccctgtgcttttttttattattattagatcacTCTAAGgtgacttttttttatcaatacaTCACCCTCCGTCCACACACCGTTTGTCTCCCTCTGTTAACCCTCTCACATGCATACCCCTTGAGGGCATTTTCGTATTTTGTCACCCATAACACCCATTTCTTCCATCTATTTCAAACTCATGGATCAAAATTCACCTGACATCTTTCAACCCCACCCTCCATCTCTCAACCCTCCATCTCCACATTTAAACTAAAACATTTCTTCCTTAGAACATTTTCCAAAACGGCAAAACCATTAGAAATCTATAAtctcaaaatttataaataaataaataaatacatacatcAATTTCTCAAATCCAGAAATTCCATTAAAAAACTCATTCATGAGTTAACTCTTAAATCAACCAATATTGGAATATCTATATTTGCAATCACGTTTCTTCATATAAACCCAAGGGAAAGTAAGATGATATCCTCGAAAGTCCAAACTATAAacttattatagatataaactTACCTTATATATCCCCCAAATCGATCAGGCCTTGCGGCACTTCCAGTGGGTTTGTGAGTAAACCCAAAACAACGATCATGTTTCTCTCTATGATAATCCTAAACCGTCACCCTTTTCCATTTTTCTGTCGTCTGATGCCGCCGACCCTAAACCGGAGCACCACCTCTCCCTCTTTCTCTCATCTTGGTTGTGGCCGTCTTGGAAGACCACTAACCACCACCATACGAACCACCAGGTCCACCACAAATCAACACCACTGTGGGTTTAATCTTCTGTGAGTGTTTAATCACAGGTAAAGTtaaaagtgatatatatatctatatataatataaagatttatgttGGTAGAATTGATTATAGATCTGAAAGATTCATAGTCATCAATCCAGATATAAGAAAATTTGAAAAGGAGGTTTAGTGGGTCTGTCGTGGTAAAAGAAAGCCATATATTATGACATAGTGATACAAGTCTCTTTGTAGATTAtagtttcttttctttcttttttattttttaatttaataaaaccctaaaactATTAGGGAGATGAAAGAGGTTGTACAATAAGTGTTATTTGATCTGATTTTTTGATGTGGGTGGGTGAAATGGGTGTTATAAGGGTTATTTTGATCCATGGGTTTGAAATTGATGGAAGAAATGGGTGTTATGGGTggcaaaaatacaaaaatatccTCACGTGGCATGcacgtgagggggttaacggagGGAGACAAACGGCGTGTGAACGGAGGGTGATGTATTGATACAAAAAGTCACCTTAGGGTGatctaataattaaaaaaaaatcacagggacgaaaaatgataaaatgacaaaccacatggtgatgtaatgaaattttctctaaaaatttattattattatacttcaacaattataaataatcatataatgCAAATTAGTATTATTATCAATTACTTATATAAGCAATAAATGGCATCTAAATTTGACAAAATATATTTGTAGATTACTCCATTCGAGTTATTTAATTGTCCACTTTACAAGTTTTATTTGTTATGAAATAAGTGTccctttttaaaagaaaaacatattcatattcatattcatattcatacttTTACCTATTATACTTTTAACTAACTATGATTATTTCAATATTTCAAATCAAATATGTGTTAAATATAAgaattaaaatgatgttttatCAAATAACAGTATCTAAGTTAagttttaactcaatcaattattGGAcgtcttctttttttaatataaaaaataacatgtgTAATAACATCCATATCTACTTGTGGTATTTGATCGGTGTTTGTTAACAAAACAGCATCTAGAACCTAAAATACTTTTTTGGCAACAGTttagttttctatttttgtgttcatatttaaagagaaaaatataaagatgcCTAACAAATGTTTATGCTTTATGGGAACCAATAGTGATACGGTGTACCAAAATCCAAGACTTGTAAAGCATAACCcgaatttaattaataattatatagctCAAACAATTTTGCATGATTTTTCATTCTGTATAAGGTAGTTTTAAGCTCTCCTGTAAAATATACGTCAAATAAAATATGGTAATTATCACCTTCTCCTATAATTATGGGTTTATTGTTTATGAAGATATCTTAGTTGGCttttctttaattaaaataGTACTAGATTTGAGTTACCAGCTTATGGACCACCCTTTCTCATCCAGAACGTTTCTAACAAAATCAATTATTAtttcaaaccttttattttattattataaaataccaaactttttttttaaaagggaatttcgctgaaaactttGTGCTACGATTCGATAGTGAGGGGTCTagcatacattgtcttaaccggatccgtATTAGAGAGCTTattcgaagtagaaatgcctatttcaaacccgatgggggaaaatcCCTATtcatccgcccgaaggcacgacgattaataggagtAAATCCTGCCCTTCAAACTTGAACCTGAGTAAATCAAAGCCAAACCCTCATAAAAGGACTTTTgtctttcaattttttaatattattataaaagtatttctatactcccttataaagcattttgaaattttatttatggtatgttttaaaaaattaagcatatttttttttttctaaaaaacccCTTTCACCATatatatggttctcaaaatggtCCTCCGTATACTACAACACTGAATTACCATATCTAcctttataacaaattgtcattCCTAAAACAAGATTTCGCTGCAACGGTGTTATGCTCGTAATATAAAATGCTTATTTTGAACGGACTCTTGAtagtaaaagtaaaattaaaaattactcTAAAACCATTAAACAATTAACAAATGCGATTGTGGGCCATACCAACTTTCTTTGTACAACCTGGGCTTTGCATTCAAACCACTCCCCCATGTGGAATAAACCAAAATCCACTTTTTCTTGTTAATATTCTCTcattcattttaaattttttttggattctatattatttttttgattattaCATTATACATTACATACTACGAGTAATATAATTCTTTCTTTCCACTATTCCACCGGAAGACCAAATTTCCGGCCATTTTTTTTACACACACTAATGTGTGTTAGTAAACACAATTTCTACAATTAAGATATaggaaaaatttataataaataatcaagttttgatttttattctattttcaAGAAACTGAATCTTGAAAATGTCATCTCCACCGCCGGTGACTTCTCCGGCGCCGACTACAACTCCGGCAACCCCACCACCGGCTGCCGCCACTTCACCACCACCCGCCGCCGCAACCCCACCTCCGACAACCCCTGTTACTCCTCCTCCGGTAGCAGCTTCTCCACCTTCCCCTATCCCCCCTACATCTTCTCCGCCAGCGCCACCCACATCCACCTCCCCACCACCGTCAGTATCTCCACCGGCGCCGCCAACATCCACATCCCCACCGCCGTCCACCACAACCCCATCACCACCTGCGCCACCCACTTCAAGAAACAGTCCACCTTCTCCTCCTTCAAGATCCAATCCTTCTCCTCCGCCGCCGTCAAGAGGTGGCGGCTCTACTAATTCTCCGGCGAACCCTTCGCCTGATAATAATTCTTCATCTGGGATATCAACTGGGGTTGTTGTGGGGATTGCTGTTGGTGGTGTTTTGATATTAGTTGTGTTTAGCATCTTGTTTCTTTGTTGTAAAAAGAAGCGAAGAAGAAGCCAAGCCCCTGCTGGTTACTAtgttccaccaccaccaccacctaaaGGTTGCAACTTTTTCATTcttaatttcatatttttcactatatattGTGTTTATAGATCTTTGTAGGGTTAAATGCATGGAAACGTATCGAAAAGCCCAGAATCTATTGTCTGTCTGCAACTTTAAATTAGTCTATTGTGTCTAtgataactttttaatattgcCGTGTATGTATCTGACCAATTAAAAACTTGTAAACTGGTGACTTGCTAGTGGATGTGACAACTTATATGGATTTCATGTATATCTGTATGCATACGGTTTGAAAATTGAATGCACATATAGAGGATAGACGTATTTAAAGTTGGATAGGTACTATAGGTTTGTCGTTATAGTTCAATACATTTTCATGCGCTAAATCATCTTCGTCATAAATgggttattttattttaatatattgagcATGCCCAGATCATTAGTTTTATTGGAATTGTGTTATTTTAGGATAATTACAGGCATCAATATATAAGTTATTTAAGAAACTTGATGTTTTGTGTGTGCAGTTGATTCATATGGCGGTGCACCACAACAATGGCAACAAAATGCACCACCATCCACAGATCATCTTGTTACAATGCCACCATCAAAGCCTAATCCACCGTCGGTAATGGCAAACAGACCACCACATTCCCCTGCTCATGCTCCATCTCAgccaccacctccacctcctGCATATATGAGCAACAGTGGTGGTTCGGGTTCGAATTATTCTGGCGGTTCAAACCCACTTCCGCCACCGTCACCTGGTATGTCACTAGGATTTTCGAAGAGCACGTTTACTTATGAAGAATTAGCAATGGCTACAGATGGATTTTCAGAAGCTAATCTTCTTGGACAAGGTGGTTTTGGGTATGTGCATAGAGGGGTGCTTCCTAATGGGAAAGAAGTGGCGGTGAAGCAGCTGAAGCTGGGTAGTGGACAGGGAGAGCGTGAGTTTCAGGCAGAAGTTGAGATAATTAGTCGAGTTCATCATAAACATCTTGTATCTTTGGTTGGATATTGCATGACCGGAGCTCAAAGATTGCTCGTTTATGAGTTTGTTCCGAATAACACTATGGAGTTCCACTTACATGGTAAGTTTACCTTTCTTAGAATTTTGAATTTGTACACAGCATggattattaataaattttatatcttCTTAAAATGTTCATAGATTTAGTGACATATCGAGAAATTTTATTAGAGTCCTGACTCCTGACCACAAcaacaataagtcaataaccATTTTTCCACACTACCAAACTTATATCTTTATAATCTATTGGGTGTAAGTTGCGTTGAAGTTTTGTTCCATATACTTTTGGAAATGTCGGATATTGGTTGTGTTATATCTTAAACAGGTCATATGGCTTGAAGGACTCTTAAAGTCTATTTTTTACGCATACAACCTCTTACATTAACTTTAATGTAGATTTTGATTTATATCGTGATCGTATTTTTTAATGCTGTCATATTAACAAGTTTACTTTTCTAAAGATTGTGTTTGTGGTCAATCCAGCCCAGCCTATTCAATCCATCCAGTACTAAAAGTTATCTGTTCTAACACGAACTTGTTTTGACCGTTGCCCAAGACACCCAATGCATTTATCTTGTCGCCCTAAGCTGTACGTGCGTGACTATGACCTATTCAAACTTAAAGTTCATGCAAGTTCTAATAAATATGTTCCATAGCTTCATAACCATTATTTGGATAGATGCTTAGCGCTTCGATTACAAAATAACTTCAGGAAAGAATCGCCCGGTGATGGAATTTCCCATAAGATTGCGGATTGCACTTGGAGCAGCAAAAGGACTAGCTTATCTTCACGAGGATTGTaagttcattttattttattttttccaatTTAAAAGACTAAGATTTATAGTAGTGTGATGGTTCTGTAATCTTTAAAtgccttttctttttgttaacaGGCCATCCTAAGATCATTCATCGCGATATTAAAGCTGCCAATATTCTTCTTGATTTCAATTTTGAAGCAAAGGTAGCCTATTAATGTGCTACTAATTTTAAGATGTTGGCTACTTGGCTGTCTCTTCAAACTTGCATTTACCAATCTAAGTCATGCAGGTTGCAGATTTTGGGCTTGCCAAAATTACTTCTGATGTTGCAACTCATGTTTCAACACGAGTGATGGGAACTTTTGGGTAAGTTTTTTTGGTTCTTGGGTTTTGTAGTAGATTTACTTGGAGCTTGCggatttgacccatttacttctGAATGGATTCATATGGTTTTTATTTCTTATGGGGCAAAAAGATAAATGAAATGGGTATAATGGATCTAAAGTCGCCACATTGTATGTATAGTGCATAAAACTTCCTAAATCTTTTAGAAAAAAGTTAGATTGGCCCCAACTCAACCTGACGGGTTTTTGAGCCATATTTTTATCCACCTATTTTTCCCCTCTAGATTTACCTTCTTTTGAAAAATGCTTCTCATGTTTGTGGATATAAATTTTACATGGACAGGTACCTAGCTCCAGAGTATGCTGCTTCAGGAAAACTCACGGACAAATCTGATGTTTTCTCATTTGGGGTCATGCTATTGGAGTTGATTACGGGACGCAGACCTGTTGATTCCGCTCAGACTTTCATGGATGATAGTTTAGTAGATTGGGTAAGCTCACTTGTTTAAGACGTTTTATTTATTGAACAGGTTTTGAAAAACACGAGCAAGAAAAGAATACGTCTATAGATGGCTGGAAAACctgtgtaaaaatattttttacatttcatTGTGGGACCAAATTTTATCTGACTGGGTAATCTCGTTGAAATAGTTGACTTATTTTTGGGAATTCACGTTAGGCCCAAGATATGTGTTTACCTGCAAGTGGAAAACTTGTAGGAAAAATCTTACCAGAAATCATTATGAGTTATGCAAACCAAAGCCCTGTCAAGATTTCTTGGACGGATTCTATTAGAAAATCCTAGGCATTGTAGGTCTTTATGAGCATATGTTAGCTGAATAAGTTTTGAACCTTTTGTTGGGAAACATGTGTCAAGACGAGCTTGGGACTAAATGGGTTAATTTTGTGTGGCTTGCGGGTCGGCATTGTCAAATTGATAATACTTTCTTTGATGCTAACATAAATGAAACTACAGGCAAGGCCTTTGCTCACCCGAGCCATGGATGATGGAAATTTTGATTCCATAGCCGATTCACGTCTACAAAGAGAATACAACCACAATGAAATGGCCCGTATGGTTTCTTGTGCCGCCGCCTGTGTCCGCCACTCAGCCCGCCGCCGTCCCAGGATGAGCCAGGTGGTTCGAGCATTGGAAGGAGACGTCTCACTCTCTGACCTAAATGAAGGAATCCGACCCGGACA
The sequence above is drawn from the Erigeron canadensis isolate Cc75 chromosome 4, C_canadensis_v1, whole genome shotgun sequence genome and encodes:
- the LOC122595476 gene encoding proline-rich receptor-like protein kinase PERK1, with product MSSPPPVTSPAPTTTPATPPPAAATSPPPAAATPPPTTPVTPPPVAASPPSPIPPTSSPPAPPTSTSPPPSVSPPAPPTSTSPPPSTTTPSPPAPPTSRNSPPSPPSRSNPSPPPPSRGGGSTNSPANPSPDNNSSSGISTGVVVGIAVGGVLILVVFSILFLCCKKKRRRSQAPAGYYVPPPPPPKVDSYGGAPQQWQQNAPPSTDHLVTMPPSKPNPPSVMANRPPHSPAHAPSQPPPPPPAYMSNSGGSGSNYSGGSNPLPPPSPGMSLGFSKSTFTYEELAMATDGFSEANLLGQGGFGYVHRGVLPNGKEVAVKQLKLGSGQGEREFQAEVEIISRVHHKHLVSLVGYCMTGAQRLLVYEFVPNNTMEFHLHGKNRPVMEFPIRLRIALGAAKGLAYLHEDCHPKIIHRDIKAANILLDFNFEAKVADFGLAKITSDVATHVSTRVMGTFGYLAPEYAASGKLTDKSDVFSFGVMLLELITGRRPVDSAQTFMDDSLVDWARPLLTRAMDDGNFDSIADSRLQREYNHNEMARMVSCAAACVRHSARRRPRMSQVVRALEGDVSLSDLNEGIRPGHSSAFGSHGSSDYDTAQYNEDMVKFRKMALGTQEYNASSEYSRPTSEYGLYPSGSSSEGQNTREMEMGKYKRDGPGYSDGF